Proteins found in one Takifugu rubripes chromosome 17, fTakRub1.2, whole genome shotgun sequence genomic segment:
- the LOC101066599 gene encoding complement C3 yields the protein MGRTLLCLLVSAAIATLTSVTDGAPLQVLSAPNLLRVGTTENIFVECQDWAGGNIKVDINVMNHPTKSSRLAFTSVTLNSTNKFQALGSLRIPPGDFSKDPNMKQYVYLQAQFPDRLLEKVVLVSFQSGYIFIQTDKTLYTPNSKVHYRIFGVTPRMEPVERDDAVKNDASISIEIVTPDGIIFPVDPVSLSQGMHSGDYKLGEIVSPGVWKVVAKFQSNPQQSFAAEFEVKEYVLPSFEVKLKPDSPFFYVDDQDLVVNIKATYLFGEEVDGNAHVVFGFMKDGPKKTKSSFPSSLQRVPVVEGRATVTLKRAHITNSFPNIQELVGGYIFVAATVLTGDGGEMVETELRNIQVVTSPYTIHFRKTPKYFKPGMSFDVAVEVLNPDSSPAGDVSVVVEPGPVGGLTAKNGLARLTVNTVANVNKLLLTAKTKDPRLTPARQATARMSADPYNTKGKNYIHIGVDTAEVKLGDNFKINLNLNKQLNQDITYLISSRGQLVSHGRYSTRGQVLISLTVPITKDMVPSFRIVAYYHTADNEVVSDSVWVDVKDTCMGSLKLESTRPNPSYEPRRMFGLKVTGDPKATVGLVAVDKGVYVLNNKHRLTQKKIWDIVEKYDTGCTPGGGRDGLTVFSDAGLLFESNTASGTAYRQELKCQVPSRKRRASTITEVITTLSGQYKDDLLRDCCLEGMRLSPLSYTCERRGEYITDGEACAQAFVHCCKLMEIQRAESEEENLQLARSDEADNSYMDNDEITSRTQFPESWLWSDITLPACPLKSPNCDTTSFVKNVPLQDSITTWQFTGISLSKTHGICVGEPLEIIVRKEFFIDLRVPYSAVRGEQLEIKAILHNYSPDIIIVRVSLIEEPNVCSSASKRGTFRQEVKVGAKTTRSVPFIVIPMKEGEFPIEVKAAVKDSSLNDGIVKMLRVVPAGVLVKSPQSVVLDPSKTGGKQEAVLNSNIPKKDMAPNTPSKTQISVTGVEQISSLVENAISGTSMGSLIYQPSGCGEQNMIHMTLPVIATTYLDKTNQWETVGFQKRDEALQHIKTGYKNQLAFRKADGSFSVWANRKSSTWLTAYVAKVFAMANNLVAVPNNMICEAVKYLILNTQQPDGMFKEVGTISHGEMIGDVRGGDSDASMTAFCLIAMQESRQLCTATVNSLPNSIEKAVTYLQTRLPNLTNPYAVTMTSYALANENKLNRAILLNFISPELSHWPVPKGRVYQLEATAYGLLALVKAKAFEDARPIVRWLNKQRKVGGGYGSTQATIIVYQAVAEYWANAKEPDYDLNVDVLLPGRSGPDKYKLTRDTHYTTRTTKINEINQDVTVTATGSGEATVTMVSLYYALPKEKESDCQKFNLSVQLIPEKQDEKEKVYKLRIDVFYKNKERDATMSILDIGLLTGFTVNNNDLDLLSKGRARVISKYEMNKVLSERGSLVLYLEKVSHRKPEEITFRIHQKSKVGVLQPAAVSVYEYYDQTHCVKFYHPEREAGKLLRLCRGEQCTCAEENCSLQQKGKISNHVRTEKSCETTATSKIDYVYKVRVEQFKADLSTDVYTMRILEVIKSGTSDVAPQGKMRPFLSYQHCRESLGLTKGKTYLLMGSSKDIHRDDRGQTFQYVLGERTWVEYWPTDPECQSEQHRPTCLGMEELQQQYQLFGCQQ from the exons ATGGGCCGGACTCTGCTGTGTCTCCTGGTCTCTGCGGCCATTGCCACTCTCACCTCGGTTACAGATGGAGCTCCACT TCAGGTGCTGTCTGCTCCCAACTTGCTCCGGGTTGGGACAACAGAGAACATCTTTGTGGAGTGTCAAGACTGGGCAGGAGGAAACATCAAGGTGGACATCAATGTGATGAACCATCCCACCAAGTCCTCGAGGCTGGCGTTCACGTCCGTGACCCTCAACAGCACAAATAAATTCCAGGCGCTTGGAAGCCTTAGG ATTCCTCCAGGTGACTTCAGTAAAGATCCTAATATGAAGCAGTATGTATACCTCCAAGCCCAGTTCCCTGATCGACTCTTGGAGAAGGTTGTCTTGGTGTCCTTCCAGTCTGGCTACATTTTTATCCAGACCGACAAAACCCTCTACACGCCCAACAGCAAAG ttCACTACAGGATATTTGGAGTTACACCTCGCATGGAGCCTGTGGAAAGAGATGACGCAGTCAAAAATGATGCGTCTATCTCTATTGAGATTGTG ACTCCTGATGGGATTATTTTTCCAGTGGATCCAGTTTCTCTGTCACAAGGGATGCACTCTGGAGATTACAAACTTGGTGAAATTGTCAG TCCCGGAGTCTGGAAAGTGGTGGCCAAGTTCCAAAGCAACCCACAGCAGAGCTTTGCTGCCGAGTTTGAGGTCAAAGAATATG TTCTGCCCAGTTTTGAAGTGAAACTGAAACCCGACAGTCCCTTCTTTTATGTCGACGATCAAGACTTAGTTGTCAACATCAAAGCTAC GTACCTGTTTGGAGAAGAGGTTGATGGAAATGCTCACGTGGTTTTTGGTTTTATGAAGGACGGTCCGAAAAAAACTAAAAGCAGCTTTCCCAGTTCTCTTCAGAGAGTGCCG GTTGTGGAAGGCAGGGCAACGGTGACGCTGAAGAGAGCGCACATCACAAACTCATTCCCAAACATCCAGGAACTGGTGGGGGGGTACATATTCGTGGCTGCTACTGTGCTGACGGGAGATG GTGGTGAAATGGTCGAGACCGAGCTGAGAAATATCCAGGTCGTCACATCGCCGTACACCATTCACTTCAggaaaacaccaaaatactTTAAACCTGGAATGTCTTTTGATGTCGCG GTTGAGGTTTTGAATCCTGacagcagccctgcaggagaTGTCAGTGTTGTGGTTGAGCCAGGTCCTGTGGGGGGCCTCACTGCGAAAAACGGCTTGGCCAGGCTCACAGTCAATACTGTAGCCAATGTTAACAAGCTGTTACTCACT GCAAAGACCAAAGATCCTCGCCTCACGCCGGCAAGGCAAGCAACAGCCAGGATGTCAGCTGACCCTTATAACACCAAAGGCAAAAACTACATCCACATAG gtgtggaTACAGCTGAAGTGAAATTAGGAGACAACTTCAAAATCAACCTGAATCTCAACAAGCAGTTAAATCAAGACATCACTTACCTG ATCTCAAGCAGAGGTCAGCTGGTGAGCCATGGCAGATACAGTACAAGAGGCCAAGTACTGATTTCCCTGACCGTTCCAATCACCAAGGATATGGTGCCATCCTTCCGCATCGTGGCCTATTACCACACAGCTGACAATGAAGTGGTGTCCGACTCTGTATGGGTGGACGTCAAAGACACCTGCATGGGCTCG CTGAAGCTGGAATCAACAAGGCCTAATCCGTCGTACGAACCCCGCAGGATGTTTGGTCTAAAGGTCACTGGAGACCCAAAAGCGACCGTGGGACTGGTGGCTGTTGACAAAGGTGTCTATGTCCTGAACAACAAACACCGTCTGACACAGAAAAAG ATCTGGGACATTGTAGAGAAATACGATACAGGCTGCACACCAGGCGGAGGGAGGGACGGTTTGACTGTGTTTAGTGATGCTGGTCTGTTGTTTGAGTCCAACACTGCTTCTGGCACTGCCTACCGACAAG AACTAAAATGCCAAGTCCCCTCAAGAAAGAGACGAGCAAGCACTATAACAGAGGTCATCACCACATTAT CGGGCCAATATAAGGATGATCTGCTTCGGGACTGTTGTCTGGAGGGAATGAGGCTCAGCCCTCTCTCATACACCTGCGAGAGGCGTGGAGAATACATCACGGATGGTGAAGCCTGTGCCCAAGCCTTCGTGCACTGCTGCAAGCTCATGGAGATCCAGCGAGCcgagtctgaggaggaaaacCTTCAACTGGCCCGCA GCGACGAAGCAGACAACAGTTATATGGACAACGACGAAATTACTTCTCGCACCCAATTCCCAGAAAGTTGGCTGTGGTCTGACATCACGCTGCCTGCGTGCCCGTTGAAATCGCCCAACTG TGACACCACTTCTTTTGTGAAAAACGTCCCCTTGCAAGACTCAATCACAACCTGGCAGTTTACCGGAATCAGCCTGTCGAAAACACACG GAATCTGTGTCGGCGAGCCATTGGAGATAATTGTCCGGAAGGAATTCTTCATTGACCTGCGGGTTCCCTACTCTGCGGTCCGTGGAGAGCAGCTTGAAATCAAAGCCATCCTTCACAACTACAGCCCCGACATCATCATT GTACGCGTGAGTCTAATCGAGGAACCAAACGTGTGCAGCTCCGCCTCGAAGCGCGGCACATTCAGGCAGGAGGTCAAGGTTGGGGCCAAAACTACACGATCTGTGCCCTTCATTGTCATTCCCATGAAGGAAGGAGAATTTCCCATTGAGGTGAAAGCAGCTGTTAAAGACTCGTCACTCAACGACGGTATCGTGAAGATGCTGAGGGTGGTG CCTGCAGGTGTGCTGGTCAAATCCCCTCAGTCTGTCGTTCTAGACCCAAGCAAGACAG GTGGTAAACAAGAAGCAGTCCTCAACAGCAACATTCCAAAGAAAGATATGGCTCCAAACACACCTTCAAAGACGCAAATCTCTGTGACAG GCGTAGAACAAATATCTTCACTGGTGGAGAATGCCATTAGTGGGACATCCATGGGCAGTCTGATCTACCAGCCTTCTGGTTGTGGCGAGCAGAACATGATCCACATGACCTTGCCTGTCATCGCAACCACATACCTGGATAAAACGAACCAGTGGGAGACTGTAGGGTTTCAGAAACGTGACGAAGCCCTCCAACACATAAAGACCG GCTACAAGAACCAGCTTGCTTTCCGCAAAGCAGATGGATCTTTTAGTGTGTGGGCCAATCGCAAAAGCAGCACCTG GCTGACTGCTTATGTGGCCAAGGTGTTCGCCATGGCCAACAACCTGGTGGCCGTGCCCAACAACATGATCTGCGAGGCTGTGAAGTATCTGATTCTGAATACTCAGCAACCTGACGGCATGTTTAAAGAAGTTGGAACCATAAGCCACGGCGAGATGATT GGTGATGTGCGCGGCGGCGACTCAGATGCCTCCATGACAGCTTTCTGCCTCATCGCCATGCAGGAATCGCGCCAACTGTGCACCGCCACTGTAAAC AGTTTGCCAAACAGTATAGAGAAGGCAGTGACTTATCTACAGACGCGTCTGCCCAACCTCACTAACCCTTACGCGGTCACCATGACATCCTACGCACTGGCAAATGAGAATAAGCTCAACCGAGCCATCCTCTTAAAttttatttccccag AGCTGTCCCACTGGCCAGTACCTAAGGGCCGTGTTTACCAACTGGAGGCCACAGCTTACGGACTGCTCGCTCTGGTAAAAGCCAAG GCGTTTGAAGATGCCAGACCGATCGTCAGGTGGTTGAACAAACAGCGGAAGGTGGGCGGAGGCTACGGATCAACCCAG GCTACTATAATTGTTTACCAGGCAGTAGCTGAGTACTGGGCTAATGCTAAAGAACCAGACTACGATCTTAATGTGGACGTTCTGCTGCCCGGCCGATCCGGACCTGACAAGTACAAGCTGACCAGGGACACACACTACACCACGAGAACGACCAAG ATCAATGAAATCAACCAGGACGTGACGGTGACGGCCACAGGATCGGGCGAAGCAACTGTGACG ATGGTGTCGCTGTATTACGCTTTGCccaaagaaaaagagagcgACTGTCAGAAGTTTAACCTGTCGGTGCAGCTGATCCCAG aaaaacaggatgaaaaGGAAAAGGTGTACAAGCTGAGAATAGATGTTTT CTACAAGAACAAGGAGCGGGACGCAACCATGTCGATCTTGGATATTGGTTTACTAACTGGCTTCACTGTTAACAACAACGACCTGGACTTG ttgTCCAAAGGCCGCGCTCGCGTCATTTCAAAGTACGAGATGAACAAGGTCCTGTCGGAGAGAGGCTCACTCGTCCTCTACCTGGAAAAG GTTTCTCACCGAAAGCCAGAAGAAATCACCTTCAGGATCCACCAGAAGAGCAAAGTTGGCGTCTTACAACCAGCTGCTGTGTCCGTCTACGAATACTATGACC AAACACATTGTGTGAAATTCTACCATCCAGAGAGGGAAGCCGGAAAGTTGTTGCGACTCTGTCGGGGTGAACAATGCACATGTGCTGAAG AAAATTGCAGTCTGCAGCAGAAAGGTAAAATCAGCAACCACGTGCGAACAGAGAAGTCTTGTGAGACCACGGCCACCAGCAAGATCGATTATG TGTATAAAGTAAGAGTGGAACAATTTAAAGCTGACCTGTCCACTGACGTATACACAATGAGGATATTGGAAGTCATCAAGTCAG GAACTTCCGATGTGGCTCCTCAGGGAAAAATGCGTCCATTCCTCAGTTATCAACACTGCAGGGAATCTTTAGGCCTGACCAAAGGAAAAACCTACCTCCTCATGGGGTCATCCAAAGACATTCACAGGGACGACCGGGGGCAAAC GTTTCAGTATGTTCTCGGTGAGAGGACCTGGGTTGAGTACTGGCCCACAGATCCAGAGTGTCAGTCCGAGCAGCACCGACCCACCTGCCTGGgcatggaggagctgcagcagcagtatcAGCTCTTTGGGTGCCAGCAGTAG